From a region of the Alkalihalobacillus sp. TS-13 genome:
- a CDS encoding NmrA/HSCARG family protein: protein MTNSDKTILVLGATGKQGGAVARKLLADGWSVRAVSRHPDQPAAQELQKKGATVVQANMDDQQSLLDAMRGVYGVYSVQPLYSKDFEKEIQQGKRVADVAKQVGVSHFVYGSAGGAERDSGVPHFETKWQVEKYVRAIGLPFTILRPTGFMENFIGFTQVHEQKLMIQGFMVVNTKLQIIAAQDIGAFAAIAFNNPEKYKGKAIEIAGDEVTLSEVAKVFSQVFDTPCEVLESAREQFQKNKMFEWLETEGYQADIPSLRKIHPDLLDLSTWVKNSGWDPFA from the coding sequence ATGACAAATTCAGACAAAACCATTTTAGTGTTGGGTGCCACGGGAAAACAGGGAGGCGCAGTTGCCAGGAAGTTGTTAGCTGATGGGTGGTCCGTGCGCGCGGTTTCGCGGCACCCGGATCAACCGGCTGCACAAGAACTGCAAAAAAAAGGCGCCACAGTCGTTCAAGCGAACATGGATGATCAGCAATCTCTCTTGGACGCTATGCGCGGAGTTTACGGTGTTTATAGTGTTCAACCTTTGTATTCAAAGGATTTCGAAAAAGAGATCCAACAAGGGAAAAGAGTTGCGGATGTTGCCAAACAGGTCGGCGTCTCACATTTTGTATACGGCTCGGCCGGCGGCGCTGAAAGAGATAGTGGGGTTCCCCATTTTGAAACAAAGTGGCAAGTTGAGAAATATGTACGTGCGATTGGTTTACCTTTTACGATTCTCCGTCCAACTGGTTTCATGGAAAACTTTATAGGATTTACTCAAGTTCATGAACAAAAATTGATGATACAGGGATTTATGGTTGTGAATACGAAATTACAAATCATCGCAGCGCAAGATATTGGAGCGTTTGCTGCAATTGCCTTTAACAACCCGGAAAAATACAAGGGAAAGGCCATTGAAATTGCCGGGGACGAAGTGACGCTTTCAGAAGTGGCAAAAGTGTTTAGTCAAGTATTTGACACGCCATGTGAAGTATTGGAGTCTGCCAGGGAACAATTTCAGAAAAATAAAATGTTTGAATGGTTAGAAACGGAAGGGTATCAAGCTGACATTCCTTCACTACGTAAAATTCATCCCGATTTGCTTGATTTATCAACCTGGGTTAAAAATTCGGGATGGGATCC
- a CDS encoding YhgE/Pip family protein, which translates to MVKKLFQQKFFWGGFVGILVVVFIFTFAFMGSSVNPTVKEMPFAVVIQDEGVSLPNGQQLNIGKILEEQIKKNQTDSIKWTFLNSREKAEEGMSQKEYYAAVVIPSDLSQNIFSLVSPKPGKAEIQVLINEGMNATGAKIAGQMTTGILSKLNQQVQQTLYDQVAGQQKTLTVEQSKALVQPIQVKTEKLNPVPSHTANGNAPALFTQILWLTTFISSMIIYTAFNKTGIKKWTFLAIVSQILAGLLFVTTISGLMFWLTKDVLDVAIPNSGEMFMLMLFIGLMFYFIQGAFLNWIGYVAAPLFVLLFFFSMPVLTMPPEMLPDVTKDWLYSWVPFRYSVESFQDAFFFGRNPLADGTGVLGYFGLAGLVIMLMAVIKPKPVKKTEKSVTVE; encoded by the coding sequence ATGGTGAAAAAATTATTTCAACAAAAATTTTTTTGGGGAGGATTTGTCGGTATTCTAGTGGTTGTCTTCATCTTCACATTTGCATTTATGGGGTCATCTGTGAATCCGACAGTAAAGGAAATGCCTTTTGCTGTAGTTATTCAAGATGAGGGGGTGTCCCTTCCGAATGGCCAGCAATTGAATATCGGAAAAATACTGGAGGAGCAGATCAAAAAGAATCAGACCGATTCGATTAAGTGGACATTTTTAAATAGCCGTGAAAAAGCAGAAGAAGGAATGAGTCAGAAGGAATATTATGCAGCGGTTGTCATCCCTAGTGATTTGTCTCAGAACATTTTTTCATTAGTAAGCCCAAAGCCGGGAAAAGCAGAAATCCAAGTCCTTATTAACGAAGGGATGAATGCAACTGGGGCGAAAATCGCTGGTCAAATGACAACAGGGATCTTATCAAAACTTAATCAACAGGTGCAACAAACGTTGTATGACCAAGTTGCCGGGCAGCAAAAAACGCTTACTGTAGAACAATCCAAAGCATTGGTACAGCCGATTCAAGTAAAGACAGAAAAGCTGAATCCTGTTCCAAGCCACACGGCCAACGGGAATGCACCAGCATTGTTTACGCAAATCCTTTGGCTTACTACATTCATTAGTTCCATGATTATTTACACTGCTTTCAATAAGACCGGAATCAAAAAATGGACTTTCCTCGCTATTGTTAGTCAAATTCTCGCAGGGTTGCTTTTCGTTACAACGATCAGCGGATTGATGTTCTGGTTGACGAAAGATGTGCTGGATGTAGCCATACCGAATAGCGGGGAAATGTTCATGCTCATGCTATTCATAGGACTCATGTTCTATTTTATCCAGGGAGCATTCTTAAACTGGATCGGATATGTAGCGGCTCCATTATTCGTCCTGCTCTTTTTCTTCTCTATGCCCGTGCTGACAATGCCGCCAGAAATGCTTCCGGACGTTACAAAGGATTGGCTCTATTCATGGGTTCCGTTCCGGTACAGTGTCGAATCATTCCAGGATGCCTTTTTCTTTGGTAGGAATCCTTTAGCAGACGGAACCGGCGTACTCGGGTATTTCGGATTAGCCGGACTCGTGATCATGCTAATGGCGGTAATCAAGCCAAAACCTGTCAAGAAAACCGAGAAGAGCGTTACAGTCGAGTAA
- a CDS encoding TetR/AcrR family transcriptional regulator — protein MSKKVDLRVKRTRKMINEAFLKLIQKKRFDSVTIQDIADEALINRATFYLHYEDKHDLLNTMSNTIIQELTDELNPVQHIQEQEVQLERLQTTIEKVYGSVEKNLSFFEVMFGVHGIHNFRTNLEEVIREHFSQKFADLGVRPEDYQIPKDLISHFIGAAFVGVVHWWLKQDTKPSSKEMAQQLSKIITGGPMQAAGFKIDKQP, from the coding sequence ATGAGCAAAAAAGTGGATTTGCGTGTGAAAAGGACAAGAAAAATGATTAATGAAGCATTCCTGAAGTTGATCCAGAAAAAAAGGTTCGACTCCGTCACAATTCAAGATATTGCAGATGAAGCGCTGATCAATAGAGCAACGTTCTATCTCCATTATGAAGATAAGCATGATCTGCTTAATACGATGAGCAACACGATCATTCAAGAGTTAACAGACGAACTTAATCCAGTTCAACATATACAGGAACAAGAAGTTCAATTGGAAAGATTACAAACAACAATTGAAAAGGTATATGGCAGTGTAGAAAAGAATCTTTCCTTCTTTGAGGTTATGTTTGGGGTACATGGCATTCACAACTTCCGAACGAACCTCGAGGAAGTGATTCGGGAACATTTTAGCCAAAAATTCGCGGATCTCGGGGTTCGCCCTGAAGACTACCAAATTCCAAAAGATTTGATCTCTCACTTTATCGGTGCTGCGTTTGTCGGGGTCGTACATTGGTGGCTAAAGCAAGATACAAAACCGTCTTCAAAGGAAATGGCACAACAGCTATCGAAAATCATTACTGGCGGTCCTATGCAAGCAGCCGGATTTAAAATCGACAAACAACCTTAG
- a CDS encoding arginase family protein yields the protein MESTIHQALETLNEEVDTIYLTVDMDVLDITNGAGAPVAAPGGMYTAELFDAVQLAGQHTKVRAMDIVCLDPRKDIGEMHVKAAAHTILSFLTGYCQQGK from the coding sequence GTGGAATCTACCATCCATCAGGCTTTAGAGACATTGAATGAGGAGGTCGACACCATTTATTTGACGGTGGATATGGATGTTCTCGATATCACGAATGGAGCGGGTGCTCCAGTAGCAGCCCCTGGTGGAATGTACACAGCAGAGTTATTTGATGCCGTCCAATTGGCAGGACAACACACAAAAGTGAGGGCAATGGATATTGTCTGTCTCGATCCTCGAAAGGACATAGGTGAAATGCATGTAAAAGCTGCTGCCCATACGATCCTTTCATTTTTGACAGGATATTGCCAGCAGGGGAAATAA